Within Halorubrum lacusprofundi ATCC 49239, the genomic segment TGGGATGCGGTACGAGATCGACCTCGACGACCATCAGACGGTGATGGTGCTGTTACACACCAACGGCCGGCGCGAGATATACTATCGCGACACCCAGAAATCGGACGATTTCGAACGGGTATTCAGCCTCTCTGACACGCAAGCGCGGGCGCTCGGGCTTTTTCTCGTCGGCGCGTACTACCAGCCGATCGCGACGAAGTTCGGCCAAGAGTCGTCGTCGGGCAGATATGTCGACTGGTACGCGGTCGATTCGAGATCGCCGCTCGACGGTGTCCAACGAGAGACGGTCCCGTTTACCGACGAGTACGGGGTGACGCTGCTCGCAGTCGAGCGCGACGACGCGGTCCACTCGACTATCGACGACGCGTTCACCTTCGCGGCCGGGGATAGCCTGATCGTCCTCGGGACGGACGGACAGCACAACGACTTCGCGAGGTTCGCGTACGACGGCTGAGAACGAACGGTCGTCGTCGGATGGCTCAGTTGCCATCGTGACCGCGTCTGCACGTCATGGCGTGTTCGTTCGCCTACAGATCTGCGACGTCTTCGATCGCGTCGGTGAGTTCCTTGACGCTCTCGACGGTGTGCTCGCCCATGTGACCGATGCGGAACGTCTCCTCGCCGAGCTGTGAGCCGTAGCCGTTCGAGAAGGCCATATCGTACTCCTCGCTCACGTCCTCGATAGTCGCGGCGACGTCGATGCCCTGCGTGTTCTCGATGCAGGCGACCGTCTGCGACTCGTATCCTTCCTCGGGGAACATCGCGAAGTGCTCGTCGGCCCAGTCGTGAACGTATTCCATCATCTCGCGGTGGCGTTCGTCGCGGGCGGCGTGGCCCTCGTCGAGCATGTGTTTCATCTGCTGGCGGTACGCCAACATGATCGGGATGGCGGGCGTCGAGTGGGTCTGGCCCTTGCGGTCGTAGTAGTCGATGGTGCGCCGGAACCCGCCGTACCACGAGGACTCTCCTTTCTCAACCTCGCGATCGTAGGCGTCGTCGCTGACGACGCAGACCGCCAGCCCCGGCGGCATCGCGAACGCCTTCTGGGTGGACGCGAAGATCACGTCGATGTCGTGGTTGTCGATGTCGACGTAGTCGCCGCCGAGCGCGGAGACGGCGTCGACGACGAAGTAGGTGTCCGGGTAGTCGGCGATTACGTCGCCGATCTCCTCGATGGGGTTGCGGACGCCGGTCGACGACTCGTTCATCACGGTCGCGACCACGTCGTAGTGTTTGTCGGTCGATTCGAGGTGCTCGCGGATATCTTCGGGCTTGACGGCCTCGCCCCACTCGTACTCCAGCCGATCGACGTCTTTGCCGAGTCGCTCGGCGACGTTGGCGTGGCGCTCGCTGAAGCTCCCGCAGGTCGGCACCAAAATGTTCTCGTCGACGAGATTGAGCGTCGACGCCTCCCAGAACTCGGTGCCGGAGGCGGTGAGGATGACCACGTCGTTGTCGGTGCCGAGGAACTCCTTCGTGTCCTCGACGATGGTGGTGTACAGATCGGTCATCCGGTCCATCCGGTGGCCGAACGTCGACTCCGTCATGGCCTCGATAACGTCCTCGCGGACCTCGGTCGGCCCGGGGATGTACAGCGTCTTGTCGTCGTAGTCGTCTCGGTATTCGCGTTTCTTCGTCACGGGATCCACCTGATGGTTGCTACGGGGACGCGTGCGGGTATGTTCCTTGTGATACGCTCGAAAAATCGCGGTCGGAGCGCTTCCAGAACCACGTGCTCGCGTCGCGCTTGCGAAAACCGGAGAGCGACGCCGATTTCTGCAGAGCGCCCCCGACTTCCGAAGACGGCGCCGTTGCCCGGATCAGTCGGGTTTATACGAGCGGAGAAGAGAACAACGGTATGACACACGCCCGAAGAGTTACAACCGTCCGAGGTGATCCGCCGTGAGCGGCGACGGGGAGCTCGCGAAGGACCTCGGGCCGCTCGCGGCGCTCACGATCGGGATCGGAACGATGATCGGTGCCGGGATCTTCGTTCTCCCCGGCACCGCGGTCGCCCGCGCCGGGCCGCTCGCGGCGCTCACGTTCGTCCTCGGTGGCGTGATCGCGCTGTTCACCGCGCTGTCGGCCTCGGAACTGGGGACCGCCATGCCGAAATCGGGCGGGGCGTACTTCTACGTCAACCGTGCGCTCGGGCCCATGTTCGGCTCCGTCGCGGGCTGGGCGAACTGGCTCGGGCTCGCGTTCGCCTCTGCCTTTTATATGTACGGCTTCGGCGAGTACGTCAACGCGCTCGTCGGCCTCGATCCGGTTGGTCTCGGACCGGTGACGCTGGAAGCGGCGCAGGTGATCGGGCTCGCCGGTGCGCTGCTTTTCATCGCGGTCAACTACTTCGGCGCGAAGGAGACGGGAGGGATCCAGATCGTCATCGTGATGTCGCTTCTGGGGATCCTGGCGGTCTTCACCGTCGTCGGCCTGCTGAACGCCGACATGGAGTCGCTGCGGCCGATCGCGCCGCCGGGGACGACGAGTCAGGTGCTTCCGGTGACAGGGATCATCTTCGTCTCGTATCTCGGGTTCGTGCAGATCACCTCGGTCGCCGAGGAGATCAAGGACCCCGGGCGGAACCTTCCGCTCGCAGTCCTCGGCTCGGTCGTCATCGTCACGGTCGTGTACGCGCTGTTCCTCGTCGTGCTGCTCGCGGCGGTCCCGACTGAACTCGTCGCGAACAACGAGACCGCGGTCGTCGACGCCGCCCGACTGCTGTTCGGCAACTACTCCGTGTTCGGCTATTCGCTGGGCGCCGTCGGCGCCGGCATGCTCCTGATCGGCGGGCTGCTCGCGACCGCCTCCTCGGCGAACGCGTCGATCCTCTCGTCGTCGCGGATCAACTTCGCGATGGGTCGCGAGAAAATCGTCACCCCGAAACTCAACCAGATCCACGACCGGTTCGGCACCCCCTACAAGTCGATCGCGCTCACCGGCGCGCTCATCCTCGTGTTCCTCGTCGCCGGCGGCGTCGAGTCGCTGTCGACGATGGGCTCCGTCCTCCACCTCATCGTCTACGGGCTGCTCAACATCGCGCTCATCGTGATGCGCGAGTCGGAGGTCGAGGGGTACGACCCCGACTTCGAGGTCCCCTTCTACCCGATCGTGCCGATAATTGGAACGCTGTCGTCGTTCGCACTGATCGTCTACATCGAACCGCGGATCATCGCGCTGTCGGCCGGACTCGTCGCCTTCGCCGTGCTCTGGTACCTGCTGTACGCTCGCGGAAAGGTGGAGTCGCGCGGTGTGTTGGGCGCATGGATCCTCGACCGGTCCGACGACCTCCCGAAGGCCGCCGTGTCGGCCGCCACCTCGGTCCAACCGAGCGGTGACGACTACCGCGTGATGGTGCCGCTAGCGAACCCCGCGACCGAAGAGCACCTGATCACGCTGGCGTCGGCCATCGCCAAGCAGCGGAACGGGACGGTCGTCGCGGTCAACATCGCGAACGTGCCCGACCAGACCTCGCTGGAGGCGGCCCGCGACCGCGGCGCCCACGAGGCGGCACACGACCTGCTCGACAAGGCCCGCGACGACGCCGAGACGTTCGGCGTTGACGTGGAGACCCACGTCGTCCTCTCACACCGCGTGTTCGAAGAGGTGTTCGACGCCGCGCGCACCTACGGCGCCGACCTCACGGTGATGGGCTGGGGCGAGGACTCCCACGGGGCGCCGGGGCGCGCCGAGTCCGCCGTCGACGAGCTGGCGCACTCGCTCCCCTCCGACTTCCTCGTGTTCCGCGACCGCGGGTTCGACGCCTCGCGGATCCTCGTGCCGACCGCCGGCGGTCCGGCCTCGGACCTGTCCGGCGCAGTCGCCCGAATGTTACAGGCCGAGTTCGGCGGCGAGGTCACCTTGCTTCACGTCGCCGACGACGAGGCCGAAGGGCGGGCGTTCCTCTCCGAGTGGGCCGACCAGCACGGCCTCTCGGACGCGACCCTGCGGATCGAGAGCGGCGACGTCGAGGCGTCCATCGAGCGCGCGGCGCGCGACGCCACGATGCTCATCGTCGGCGCGACGGAGAAAGGGCTGCTCTCGCGGCTGGTCAGCGGGTCGCTCGTGTTGGACGTGCTCAACGAGGTGGAGTGTTCCGTGCTGCTCGCGGAGAAGCGCGGCGACCGCGGTATCGTCGGCCGGCTGTTCGGCAGCGGGACGCGGTCGAACGACATCGTCGAGACCGACGAGACGCCCGCCGACACCGGCGTCACGCCGGAGCCGTCGACGCCGGAGATCGACGACAGCGACGCGGAGAAGTGAGGCGCAAGTCGGCGGTTACACGTGCGGATTTAGCTGGCGGGAATTGTTTATAAGTGAAAGCGGAGGCTACGTGGTCTATTTATAAGGGAATGTGCGGTGGCGCGCCCCGGTAAGCGGCCCGAAGGGCCGCGAACCGACGGTGCGAGGGAGTCGGTCGCCCGAGCAACGCGGAGGGCGACCGACGAGGCTGGGGAGGTGTGAGGCTGTGGTTGCGGTGCGGGCGGGGTGGGACTGAAAGGGGGCAGTCGCCGGCGGCTTTGCCGCCGGCTGCAAGCGAGAGCTTCGCTCTCGCCCTGCCACGAGGACGAAGCACACCGACGTAAGCACCGCAGCAAGCCGCGCGAGTCGTCGCGGCTGGGGCTTTGGAGGTGTTCACCGTCGATCTACCGGCAATCACTTATAAGTGAACACCGGCGTATCCACGGCGACACGCATTAGCGCGCTGAGCCGCAACCGATACGTATGGCCACGGAGTCCTGTGACGTCTGCGAGCGGTCCGTCAGGATCGCCGGCGGAATCGGCGACCTGTGGAACTTCGCGTTCGAGTCGACGCAGGGACTGACGCTGGAGCTGACCGACGGCTCCGAGTTCTTCCTCTGTTTCGAGTGTATGGAGTCGCTGCCGGACGACCACGAGCCGACCGCCGACGACGTCGCCGACTTACGGGCGCGAACCGAGCCGGTTGAAGGCGGTCGCGACCACTTCTGGCACTGGAAGTAAAACGGCTGGATCAGCGTGTTTCAGCGGTCGGTCGTTTATAAGTCGTTGACGATGGATCGACGGTGAACACTTCCAAAGCCCCAGCCGCGAGGACTCGCGTGACTCGCTGCGGTCCTCGGTCGGTCGCTAGCGCTCTCTCCCTATGGTCCTTGCGTCGTCATGCGTCGTCCTCGCGGCAGGGCGAGAGCGAAGCTCTCGCTTGCAGCCGGCGGCAAAGCCGCCGGCGACTGCCCCCTTTGAGTCCCGCCCGCACAGCACCGCAGCCTCACGCCTCCCCAGCCTCGTCGGTCGTCCTCCGCGTTGCTCCGGACGACCGACTCCCTCGCGGGCTCCTCGCGGGCCGATGGCCCGCTCGGAGGCACGCCACCACTTCGTTCACTTATAAAGCGCCGCACTCACTCCTCGCCAATCCCGATCATGTGCGCGTCTGCCGGATCGAAGCCGACGACGACCTCGCCAGAAAGGGGATCGCGCGTCCGGACCACGAGGTCGCGACCGCCCCAGTCGAGGGTTATCCGGGTCGTCTCGCCGAGGAACTCCGCGCTCTCGACGGTCGCCCGGATTCGGCTCTCCCCGTCGCCGATTCGCAGGTACTCGGGGCGGACGCAGAAGGTGAGGCGGTCGCCGGGCGCGACATCAATCACGTCATCCACCTCGACCCGGAGGATCTCACCGCCCACGTCGACGCCGGCGGTTCGGGGAGCGCTGTCGTCCACGTCTCCCCCCTCGACATCGACCACCCGCCCCACGAACACGTTGTTGTCGCCGACGAACTCCGCGACGAACCGGCTCGACGGCTCCCGGTACACCGTCCGCGGGGGCGCGATCTGCTCCGGCGTCCCGTCGCGCATCACCGCGACGCGGTCGGAGATCGCCAGCGCCTCCTCCTGATCGTGGGTGACGTAGACGGTGGTGATCCCGAGCTCCGACTGGATGCGCCGGACCTGCACCCGGAGGCGTTCGCGGAGCTGCGCGTCGAGCGCGCTCATCGGCTCGTCGAGGAGGAGGAGATCGGGACCCGGCGCGAGCGCGCGGGCCATCGCGACGCGCTGCTGCTGTCCGCCTGAGAGGCTCTCCGGATCGCGGTCGGCGGCGTCGGGCAGGTCCACCAGTTCGAGCAGCTCCGCGACGCGCTCCGAGCGACTCATTCCCTCTGGCGGGTCGGCGAAGTTGAGCCCGTAGCCGACGTTCTCGCCGACGGTCATGTGCGGGAACAGCGCGTAGTTCTGGAAGACGACGCCCACGTCCCGGTCCTCCGGAGGCACCCCCGCGACTGACTCGCCCGAAAAGCGGATCGTCCCCGCGGTCGGCTCCTCGAACCCCGCGATCAGCCGGAGCGTCGTCGTCTTCCCGCAGCCGGAGGGGCCGACGAGCGTGAAGAACTCCCCTTCGCGCACGCTGAGGCTCACGTCGTCGACGGCGGCGGTGTCGCCGTAGCGCTTGGTCACGCCGTCGAGTTCGACGGCGGGGGGGCCATTGGGTGAGTCGGCGGCGGCTTGGAGAGCCGGATCAGAGCCCACGCGTCTCACCCCCGAGACGCTCGATAACGACGAAGCTGAGCCCGGTGACGACCAGCAGGACGACGCCCATTGCGGTCGCCGGTCCGAGCCGGCGCCCGATGAAGCGTTCGATGGCGACCGGCATCGTGTAGGCGTCGGCGCCGGTGGCAAGCACCACCGTCGCCGTGAACTCGCCGATCGAGATGGCGAACGCGAACGCCGCGCCGGCGACGACGCCCGGCCACACGAGGGGGAGCTCCACGTCCCGGAGCACCCGCGCCCGCGAGGCACCGAGCGCCCGCGCCGACTCGATCAGCGAGCGGTCGAGCCCCTCCAGCCCGGGCGCGACGGTCCGGACCACGAACGGGTAGCCGGCGATCGCGTGCGCGACGACGATGGCTACCGCGCCGGTCGCCGCGAACCGCCACCCCGCGATCTCCACGCCGAAGACGAGCCCGCGGAGGAGCCCGAGTCCGACGATGATCCCGGACACCGCAAGCGGCGCCATCGCGACCGCGTCGACCAGCTTCCGCCCGCGGAACCGCCGGGTCGTCAGCACCGCGACGACGACGCCCATCGGAAGCGCAAGCAGGGTCGCGGCGCTCGCGAACGTCAGCGAGTTGCGGATCGCGGGCCACGGCCGCACCTGAAACGCCGCCCCCGTCTGCTGGCGGTCGATGAGGAACCGGTAGTGGTCGAGCGTGAGCGCGCCGTCACCGCCCGTGACGCTCGCGAGCACCATCGAGGCAATGGGCGCGACGAAGACGAGCCCCGCGACGACGGCGTAGGCGGCGAGGCCGATCCGGGGAAGCACCTCTCGGAGGGTGGGGGCGGCTGGGACGAGAGACCTGCGCGGGAGGGGTCGGACCCCGCGAGAGCTGACCGTGTTTCGCGCCTCGTACCGCAGGTACGCGAGCAGCACCCCCAGCGAGATGACGAGCTCGACGATCGCCAGCGCGGCCGCCTCGGCGTAGTTCAGGTCGCGAACAAGCCGGTAGACGAACACCTCGACCGTCGCTAGCTCGAACCCCCCGAGCGCGAGGACGATGGGGAAGGTGCCGAACGTGAACACGAAGGTGAGCGCCGCGCCCGTCAGCACGGCGGGATACACCTGCGGCGCGACCACGTCGAAAAACGCCCGGGTCGGCCCCGCGCCGAGGCTCCGAGCGGTCTCGACCGCACTCGCGTCGACCGACTCCCACGCCGCGGTCGTCACCCGGGCGACGAGCGGCGCGTTGTAGAACGCGTGGGCGATCACGATCGCTTCCAGCGTGAACATGAGGTCGACGGGCGGGAGCCCGAGCGCGCCGAGAACCCCGTTGAGGGTCCCGTTCCGGCCGAACGTGGCGACGAAGCCGACGGCGACCATGATCGACGGGAGCACGAACGGGACGATCGTCAGCGATCGCAGGGTGCGTCGCCCCGGGAACTCGAAGCGCGCGAGGAGGTAGGCGGCCGGGAGCCCCAAGGCGACGCTGGCGATCGTCGACAGCGCGGCCTGATACGCGGTGAACCCGACGATCCCGAGCCGCCGGTCCGGACCGAGCAGATCGCGCGCGACCGCGATCGGCGACTCGCCCGCGAACAGCCGGGCGAACTCACCGAAGTAGAACGGGTCACGGAGCAGCTCGACGAATATGGCGAGCGTGGGGACGCCGTCGACGACGACCGCCTCGATCAGGACCGTCCCGACCGGGTAGTAGAACGCGGCGACGAGCACGACGCTCGTGACGACCGCGAGCGCGGTCAGCAGGCGCCCACGGAGGCGCCGGGTGATCTGCTCGCGAAGAGTGCGACGGCTGCCGTCGGCACCGCGGCTAGCGTCTGACACGCCGCCGTCAGTTCCCGGCGTACTGTCGCTCCCAGTCTTCGACCCACTCACTGACCGAGCCTTGGAGCTCGTCGTACGTGAACGTCACCGGTTCGGACGGCTCCTGCGCCAGTTCGGCGTAGTCGTCGGGGAGCTCGGCCGTGTCGGTCGCGGGGAACGCGACGTTGCGCTCGGCGATAACCCCCTGCACGTCCGGCTCCAGCATGAACGACATGAACTCGCGGGCGAGCTCCGGCTCGTCTGCGTCGGCGAAGACGGCCATCCCCTCCGGGTTGGCGTACGCCTGATCGTTCAGGAACCGAATTTGGTGTTTCTCCAAGTCTGCCCCCTCCATGCTCGCGAACACCTGATCGGTCGAGTAGGAGACGACCATCGGGGCCTCCCCCCCGCTCCAGGCGGCGTAGGCGTCGTCCCACGAGCCGAGCACACGCACGTCGTTGTCCTGTAGCTCCGCCCAGTAGTCGAGGTAGTCGTAGTCGGGGTCGCCGTCGCCGCCCTCCACCGACCCGTCCGGCCCGTCGCCGAACCGGTGGACCGTGTGGAGCAGGAACGACCGCCCCGTCGTCGAGGCGCCGGGATTCTGCGCGATGAGCGCGCCTGCGTGCTCGTCATCCAGCAGGCCCTCGAACGTCTCCGGCGCCTCGATCGCGGTGCCGTCGTACACGAGGCTCACGTAGCCGGTGTCGAAGGGAACCGCGCGGTCGAACGGGTCGAACAACAGCCCCTCCCGCACGTCGTCGAATCCCTCGACCTCGCCGCGCTCGACGAACAGGTCGTCGTCGAGCGTCTCGTCGACGCGCACCAAGTCTTCGGTGGTGAGCCCGACGTAGAGGTCGGCGTCGATCGACACCCCCGAACTGGCCCGCTCGACGTAGTAGTTCACCTCGTTGTCCGGGGTCGCCCACTCCAGTTCGGCGTCGACGCGCGACTCGAACGCCTCCTTGAGCCACTCACCGGGACTCACCGACGGCGCGTCGATGAAGCTACTGTAGGTCGCGACCGTCAGGGTAGGGGTCTCCTCGTCGTCGCCGTCGCCATCGTCACCGTCGCTGGACCCCGGCCCGTCGGCGCTGTCATCACCGGCGGTCCCGTTTTCTCCGTCTCCGTCCTCACCGTCCGTCGGCTCGGCACTACACCCCGCGAGCGCGACGGCGCCCGCCGCGCCGCCGAGCGCGAGGAACCGCCGGCGGGTGGGGACCCCGGTACGTCGATCGGTGCGTCTGCCGGCGCCGCCGCCAGAGTCCGCCTGCCGGTCGTCGGGGGCGTCACGCCGGTCCGTCTCGGTCGCGTCGTCGTTAGTCATTACCGGGTTGTTACACCCGGTGGTTACAAAAAGGATCCGCGTCGCCGACAGCGGGCGACCGCGAGAGGACTGGCGAAGCGAAAACGAAGACTCAACGCGCGAACGAAACGGCGGTATCACCCTCGATAGCGCCGCCGACACAGATTTACCACGTCTCGGTCTTCGGACCCCTATGAGCGAGGAACCGAGAGAAGGAAGGGGAAGAGCAGCGACGACGAGCGGACTGACCAGCGTCACGCGGCGTCGCCTGCTCGCGGGGGGTGCGGCCGTCGCCGTCGCGGGACTAGCAGGTTGTCTGGGCACCCGAGACGGACCGGTGCCGGAGCCGAGGGTGACCAGCGACCGGATCGACGACGGCTGGCGGCTCCTCGACGAGTCGGAGAGCACGGTGTTCGAGCAGTCGTACGGGCCAGTGACGGTGACTGCGCTCGAACACACCCGGATCTACGAGTACGTCTCGGTCGCCGAGGCGCTGTCAGAGGCGTTCGGTGCGAGCGGGTCGCCGGTCGTCTTCTTCGCCACTCGGATCGACATCCGGCCGGCGATCGACAGCCTCCCGGCCGGGATCGGCCGGGACCGGCTGATGACGGAGGTGGAGTCGGCCGCGGTCGAGGCGTTCCGGTCGCAGCTGAACGCGAGCGGGATCGAGAACGTCGAGATCGTCGATCAGGGGACGAGCACGGTGGAGACCGGCCACACCGCGACGACGTGGCGGCTGACGGGCGAGTTCGCCTTCGAGGGCGAGATCCCGACTGCGGGCGGGTCGACGGCGGATCTCGGCGAGACCGTCGATATCGAAGCGCGGCTGGGCGTCTGGCACGACGGCACCGACGTGTTGGTCGCCGGCGGCGCGCACCCGGCGGAGCCGCTCATCGAGACGATTGACGAGGCCCTTCCGAACCTGATCGACGCGGAGACCGCGATTGGCGCAGTCGCGGACGCGGAGGCCGCCGACGCGCTTGCGACCGAATCCGATACCTTCGACGAGGAGATCTCGGCGCTGCTCATCTCGGTGGAGTGAGCGCGGTCGCAGTTTGAGAGGGTTCCAATACCGCCCGAACCGACCGGTTTAATCGGCGGCCGCGACTGTACCGCAGTATGAGCCACTTCCCTTCCTTCGAGGTGATCCCCGCCGTCGACGTGCAGGACGGCGAGGTCGTCCAGCTGGTCGGCGGCGAGCGCGGCACTGGCAAGCGGTACGGCGACCCGGTGGAGGCCGCCGAACGCTGGATCGAGGCGGGCGCCGAGACGCTCCACCTCGTCGACCTCGACGGCGCGTTCGAGGGCGAGCGCGTCAACGCCGACGCGATCGAGGCGGTCGTCGAGAACGTCCCGGACGAGATCGGCCTCCAGCTCGGCGGCGGCATCCGGACCGCCGAGGGCGCGCGAGAGCTCCTCGATCTGGGGCTGGACCGCGTCATCCTCGGGACCGCGGCGGTCGAGACGCCCGAGATCGTCGCCGAGATCGACGAGACGCACCCCGGCAGCGTCGTCGTCAGCCTCGACGCGAAAGACGGCGAGGTCGTCGTGAGCGGGTGGACCGAGGGGACCGGCCTCGACCCGGCGGAGGCGGCCGCACGCTACGAGGAGCTGGGCGCGGGCGCGATCCTCTTTACGAACGTCGACGTGGAGGGGCAGCTGGAAGGGATCGACCGCGAGGCGGTGGAGAGCGTCGTCGACGCAGTGGAGATCCCCGTGATCGCCTCCGGGGGCGTGGCGGCGATCGACGACGTGGTCGCACTGAAGGAGGCTGGCTCGGCTGCGGTCGTCGTGGGGACCGCGCTGTACGAAGGCGAGTTCACGCTGCGAGAGGCGCAGACAGCCGCGGACGGGAAGTGACTGCGGGGCACTCGGGACCGTAGACGGGAAGCGACCGAAGGCGACGGTCGGAGCCGTGGACCGTGGTACCACACATGTTGTGCGACCGGACGCACACATCCGCCGGCAGCTTATGTTTCCGACGGCGGTACGTGAACGCGATGACTGACGATCCTCTCTTCGACGAGTTCGAACTGAGCGGCCACGTTCTCGACAACCGCGTCGGTCTCGCACCGATGACGCGGACGAGCGCGACCGACGCGGGACACGCGACCGACCGAATGGCCCGATACTACGCCTCCTTCGCTCGCGGCGGGTTCTCGTTTCTCGTCACCGAGGGCGTCCACCCGGACGCCACCCACAGCCAGGGCTACCTCAATCAGCCCGGCCTCGCGACCGACGAGCAGGCGGCGGCCTGGGAGCGAGTCGTCGACGCCGTCCACGAGGAGGGCAGCCCGATCTTCGCGCAGTTGATGCACGCCGGGGCACAGGCACAGGGCAATCGATACGGGTACGATCCCGTCGCGCCTTCGCCGTACCGCCCGCCGGGAGAGATGGCGGAGCTGTACGGCGGGTCCGGAGCGTTCCCCGAGGCGGACCCACTCGACGACGAGGGGCTCGACGAAGCGAGAGAGGGATTCGTCGCCGCCGCGGAGCGCGCGGTCGAGGCCGGTTTCGACGGGATCGAGGTCCACGCGGCCAACGGCTACCTCCTCCACGAGTTCGTCGACCCGCTGGTCAATGACCGCGACGACGAGTACGGGGGCTCGCCGGCTAACCGGGCGCGCTTCCCCGCCGAGGTGACCGCCGCCATCGACGACGCCACGCCCGACGACTTCGTCGTCGGAGTCCGCGCCTCGCAGGCGGCCGTCACCGACGAGGAGCGGGTCTGGCCCGACGGCGAGGCGACCGCCGCCGCGCTGTTCGACGCGCTCTCAAACGCCGGCGCCGACTACGTTCACGTCACCGGCGGCGACGCGACCGCCGCGGAGGTGCCGGACACCGATCGCACGCTCGCGGACCTCGCGGTCGAGCACGTCGACGACGACGTCGCCGTGATCGCCAACGGAAGACTCGGAGACCCGGAGCGCGCGCGGGCGGCGCTGGCAGACGGATCCGACCTGATCACTCTCGGAACCGGCGCGCTCGCGAACCACGACTGGCCCGATCGGGTCCGAGCGGGCGAGGCGCTCGACGATCTGGACCCAAGCGTCGTCTTCGAGCCCGACGCCTCGCTTAGCGACGCCGAGGTCCCCGGCGACGACTGATACCGTCGAGGCGAGGATCGTCGGGCGTCGGTCCCGCTTCCGCGGCCGCAGTCGCAGCCCTCCGCCACCGGCTTCCCGCGGTGTGTAGCGCCACGCCGTCACCGCGCCACGCGTCGACCGCGCTACCGTCCGTCGGTGACCGACCATTTCGGCAGAGCGGTTCACTCGTCACCGACTCGAACTCCCCCACACCCGCAACCGCCTTAAGAATCGCCCGCGACGAGCCGGTATGAGCGACCACGAGCGCGCGGCCGCCGTCTCGCGGGAGACCAGCGAGACGACGATCGACCTCACTCTCGCGATCGACGGCGACGGCGACAGCGAGGTCGACACCGGGATCGGCTTCTTCGATCACATGCTTTCGTCGTTCGCCAAACACGGCCTCTTCGACCTGACGGTCAACTGCGACGGCGATACCGAGATCGACGACCACCACACGGTCGAGGACGTGGCGATCTGCCTCGGCGAGGCGTTCGACGAGGCGCTCGGCGACAAGCGC encodes:
- the hisA gene encoding 1-(5-phosphoribosyl)-5-[(5-phosphoribosylamino)methylideneamino]imidazole-4-carboxamide isomerase → MSHFPSFEVIPAVDVQDGEVVQLVGGERGTGKRYGDPVEAAERWIEAGAETLHLVDLDGAFEGERVNADAIEAVVENVPDEIGLQLGGGIRTAEGARELLDLGLDRVILGTAAVETPEIVAEIDETHPGSVVVSLDAKDGEVVVSGWTEGTGLDPAEAAARYEELGAGAILFTNVDVEGQLEGIDREAVESVVDAVEIPVIASGGVAAIDDVVALKEAGSAAVVVGTALYEGEFTLREAQTAADGK
- a CDS encoding NADH:flavin oxidoreductase, which translates into the protein MTDDPLFDEFELSGHVLDNRVGLAPMTRTSATDAGHATDRMARYYASFARGGFSFLVTEGVHPDATHSQGYLNQPGLATDEQAAAWERVVDAVHEEGSPIFAQLMHAGAQAQGNRYGYDPVAPSPYRPPGEMAELYGGSGAFPEADPLDDEGLDEAREGFVAAAERAVEAGFDGIEVHAANGYLLHEFVDPLVNDRDDEYGGSPANRARFPAEVTAAIDDATPDDFVVGVRASQAAVTDEERVWPDGEATAAALFDALSNAGADYVHVTGGDATAAEVPDTDRTLADLAVEHVDDDVAVIANGRLGDPERARAALADGSDLITLGTGALANHDWPDRVRAGEALDDLDPSVVFEPDASLSDAEVPGDD
- a CDS encoding thiamine ABC transporter substrate-binding protein: MTNDDATETDRRDAPDDRQADSGGGAGRRTDRRTGVPTRRRFLALGGAAGAVALAGCSAEPTDGEDGDGENGTAGDDSADGPGSSDGDDGDGDDEETPTLTVATYSSFIDAPSVSPGEWLKEAFESRVDAELEWATPDNEVNYYVERASSGVSIDADLYVGLTTEDLVRVDETLDDDLFVERGEVEGFDDVREGLLFDPFDRAVPFDTGYVSLVYDGTAIEAPETFEGLLDDEHAGALIAQNPGASTTGRSFLLHTVHRFGDGPDGSVEGGDGDPDYDYLDYWAELQDNDVRVLGSWDDAYAAWSGGEAPMVVSYSTDQVFASMEGADLEKHQIRFLNDQAYANPEGMAVFADADEPELAREFMSFMLEPDVQGVIAERNVAFPATDTAELPDDYAELAQEPSEPVTFTYDELQGSVSEWVEDWERQYAGN